A stretch of Calditrichota bacterium DNA encodes these proteins:
- a CDS encoding aminoglycoside phosphotransferase family protein yields MLIITDRPSRTDIDFDLFDLKVSFALPEKFKAGNKVNQNIAAQYFDLKNPDIDVSKFDLVVIDLRKSFSKNILNYISDNILDSSTLVHLEWSDSRNSIWYKFYRNFFLSKNNGKNISNLKTSSDVPDTLKLKWLFYIVPGLHKPVHFIRPNFQSNINTLTKSPLKNWLKKNGGFYLQKNQTVAIAQKEYDEKLINPIEELILAICKEKNICSPDYDTVIKRLIISGSQVLILDITIDGNGYFVRFPLGVSSLGRLKQQHSILKYLSDNNIKIVPKPIILEKTVPFQYFIQEKIVGEKNVRILYGKNNQGVDKLYDEAFKKISEIHSAFGENILIEKESFTTYVKPMFNLINERLTDYSETKPAIQKIEKYLFNTLQGKRLKTSVCHGDFKIENCIYNKDGELQGIIDWDMSEQKGLVLVDVASVFTNSIRLKYYQKLGLAKFMLNFTQVPGELLKSYQDYCTESDMDMPDPMTLVVYYWIDRIWKLLLYRSFTDKAWLEANIFPVLNRIDYFIDQPNN; encoded by the coding sequence ATGCTAATAATAACTGACCGCCCTTCCAGAACAGATATAGATTTTGATCTCTTCGATTTGAAAGTTTCATTTGCACTTCCGGAAAAATTTAAGGCGGGTAATAAAGTTAACCAGAATATTGCAGCACAATATTTTGATTTAAAAAATCCGGACATTGACGTTTCTAAGTTTGATCTTGTTGTAATCGATTTACGCAAATCATTCTCAAAGAATATTCTAAACTACATTTCTGACAACATATTAGATAGTTCAACTTTGGTTCATTTAGAATGGTCTGACTCCAGAAATTCAATATGGTATAAGTTTTACCGGAATTTTTTCTTATCAAAGAATAATGGTAAAAATATTTCGAATTTAAAAACAAGTTCAGATGTCCCTGACACCTTAAAACTAAAATGGTTGTTTTATATAGTTCCGGGCCTACATAAACCTGTTCATTTTATTCGGCCTAATTTTCAATCTAATATTAACACTTTAACAAAAAGTCCTTTAAAAAACTGGTTAAAAAAGAATGGTGGTTTTTACCTTCAGAAAAATCAAACGGTTGCCATTGCACAAAAAGAATATGATGAAAAACTCATAAATCCGATTGAGGAATTGATTTTAGCTATTTGTAAAGAGAAAAATATTTGTAGTCCTGATTACGACACAGTTATAAAACGTCTAATTATCTCAGGTAGTCAGGTTTTAATATTGGATATTACAATTGATGGAAATGGCTATTTTGTAAGATTTCCATTAGGTGTTAGTTCACTCGGTCGTTTAAAGCAACAGCATTCCATTCTAAAATACCTTTCAGATAATAATATTAAAATTGTTCCTAAGCCGATAATCTTGGAAAAAACAGTTCCTTTCCAATATTTTATTCAGGAAAAAATTGTTGGTGAAAAAAACGTAAGGATATTGTACGGGAAAAATAACCAGGGTGTCGATAAACTTTATGATGAAGCATTTAAAAAGATTTCAGAAATCCATTCTGCTTTTGGAGAAAATATCCTAATTGAAAAAGAGTCATTTACTACTTATGTCAAACCGATGTTCAATCTGATAAACGAAAGGTTAACAGATTATTCTGAAACAAAACCTGCTATTCAAAAAATAGAAAAGTATTTGTTTAATACGCTACAGGGCAAACGGTTGAAAACAAGTGTTTGCCATGGGGATTTTAAAATTGAAAATTGTATTTATAATAAAGATGGCGAACTACAGGGAATTATTGATTGGGATATGAGTGAACAAAAAGGATTGGTCCTGGTAGACGTCGCTTCAGTGTTTACAAACAGCATAAGACTGAAGTATTATCAAAAATTAGGGTTGGCGAAATTTATGTTAAATTTCACACAAGTCCCTGGTGAGTTGTTAAAATCATATCAGGATTATTGTACTGAATCAGATATGGATATGCCCGATCCAATGACATTAGTTGTTTATTACTGGATTGACCGTATTTGGAAGCTTTTATTATACCGTTCTTTTACGGATAAAGCCTGGTTGGAAGCAAACATTTTTCCTGTATTAAATCGTATTGACTATTTTATTGACCAACCAAATAACTGA
- a CDS encoding glycosyltransferase, with protein MNELGNDNKYSQQQNNKTMISVILPSYNSETTIEPVLTALKNQSYNDPYEIILVDSSEDKTPEIVRSKFPEIKYIHLKTKTDPGTARNLGLKESTGKYILFIDSDCVAQPDWIEKMVSMHDSTDHAAVGGGVINGNDPKNNVAWAGYMAEFREFIPEQGRREVGHIPTCNISYKRRYLEDLGGFNPNYYPQEDLDFNHRLVESGATILFNPEAQVAHNHRTTVKDFVRHQKNVGRITSTMLNILPLEGSKIARSKLKTLIFIPFIPVVKWFRTLSIFWKLNRSIILKHPSAIFIFAYGLLPWSIGFINGVFKYSPQSK; from the coding sequence ATGAATGAATTAGGGAATGACAACAAATACAGCCAACAACAAAATAATAAAACTATGATCTCAGTAATCCTGCCTTCCTATAATTCTGAAACAACAATTGAACCTGTTTTAACTGCGCTTAAGAATCAGTCTTATAATGATCCGTATGAAATAATTCTTGTTGATAGCTCCGAGGATAAAACACCGGAGATAGTCCGCTCAAAATTTCCGGAAATAAAATATATTCATCTAAAAACAAAAACCGATCCGGGTACAGCAAGAAATTTGGGTTTAAAAGAAAGTACCGGGAAATACATTTTGTTTATTGACTCGGATTGTGTTGCACAACCCGACTGGATTGAGAAAATGGTTTCTATGCACGACTCGACTGATCATGCAGCTGTTGGCGGAGGGGTTATTAACGGCAACGATCCTAAGAACAATGTGGCCTGGGCAGGTTATATGGCTGAGTTCCGTGAGTTTATTCCTGAACAAGGCCGGCGCGAAGTAGGGCATATCCCTACCTGCAATATTTCTTATAAACGCAGATACCTGGAAGATTTGGGTGGTTTCAATCCAAACTATTATCCACAGGAAGACCTGGATTTTAATCATCGCCTTGTAGAATCCGGAGCCACAATTTTATTTAATCCGGAAGCACAGGTTGCCCATAATCACCGGACAACGGTTAAAGATTTTGTGCGACATCAGAAAAACGTTGGTAGAATCACCTCAACCATGCTAAACATTTTACCGCTTGAAGGTTCAAAAATTGCCCGCAGCAAATTAAAGACACTTATTTTTATACCGTTTATACCCGTTGTTAAGTGGTTTAGAACATTGTCTATTTTTTGGAAGCTGAACAGATCAATTATTTTAAAACATCCGTCGGCTATTTTCATTTTTGCATATGGTCTTTTACCCTGGTCCATCGGCTTCATAAATGGAGTTTTTAAATACAGTCCCCAATCTAAATAA
- a CDS encoding glycosyltransferase yields MKPVIIIPALNESPRIEKVLNNLFKLKQDFDVIIVDAMSTDGTRENIQRLQSKHPNLKLIDQPERNGFGNGLKIGFQEAMKGDYDPIITMDGNGSHGTQYISDFLEKSHDYDLVIGSRYIDGVRVEGWRFRKLLVSKLASMYVSYVLIKPIWDFTSGFRCYRRSVLEEIDLNDLHREGYIIQIQLLHLAYKARKRVKEIPFVYRDTLDRVSKVGMQNKLKTFLYVLRYSAPVLEIFRHLVYLKKEYERFVEEYDELINPAKLKNGGQFEIKENYSVSVGVMAYNEEKLVGKCLDGLLNQELKSGHIEEIFVVSSGSTDRTNEIVREYEKKDKRIKLIVQATRMGKAAAINDFLARAKGDITIVESSDTVTEPYTVEEMIKTFSDKEVGMCGVHPVPVNDRKTFVGYSVHRLWELHHAMALDHPKCGEMIAFRNLVPRIPKYTSVDEAAIEGILNKEGFKLAYAENAILHNKGPETVRDFIKQRRRIASGHRHLAASMGHHVFTQSSGNIFGYVLKSQKWNPKHIIFMGLLISVEGYSRFMGMIDFYLRDKNPFVWDISKSTKHM; encoded by the coding sequence ATGAAACCAGTCATAATAATACCTGCATTAAACGAATCTCCACGAATTGAAAAAGTATTAAATAATCTGTTTAAACTTAAACAAGATTTTGATGTCATTATCGTGGATGCCATGTCTACAGATGGTACACGCGAGAATATTCAAAGGCTTCAATCAAAACATCCTAATTTAAAACTTATTGACCAACCGGAAAGAAATGGTTTTGGTAATGGTTTAAAAATAGGCTTTCAGGAAGCCATGAAAGGTGACTATGATCCAATCATAACAATGGATGGAAATGGATCACATGGCACTCAGTATATAAGTGATTTCCTGGAAAAATCACATGATTATGATCTGGTAATTGGCAGCCGTTATATTGACGGAGTAAGAGTTGAAGGTTGGCGGTTTAGGAAATTGCTCGTAAGTAAACTGGCCAGCATGTATGTCTCTTATGTTTTAATTAAACCTATCTGGGATTTTACTTCAGGCTTTCGCTGCTATCGCAGATCAGTTCTTGAAGAAATTGATCTGAATGATTTGCACCGCGAAGGATATATAATTCAGATCCAATTATTGCATTTAGCCTATAAGGCCAGAAAAAGAGTTAAAGAAATCCCTTTTGTTTACCGTGATACTCTTGACCGGGTTTCTAAAGTAGGGATGCAAAATAAACTAAAAACATTTCTTTATGTTTTGCGATATAGTGCCCCCGTTTTAGAAATTTTTCGTCACCTGGTATATTTAAAGAAAGAGTATGAGCGCTTTGTTGAAGAATATGATGAGCTTATTAATCCTGCAAAATTGAAAAATGGCGGGCAATTTGAGATTAAGGAAAATTATTCCGTCAGTGTCGGCGTAATGGCCTATAATGAAGAAAAACTGGTTGGGAAATGCCTCGATGGTTTATTAAACCAGGAATTAAAAAGTGGACATATTGAAGAAATATTTGTTGTCTCGTCCGGATCAACCGATCGTACAAATGAGATTGTTCGCGAATATGAAAAGAAAGATAAACGAATAAAGCTAATTGTTCAGGCAACCCGAATGGGTAAAGCAGCCGCAATAAATGATTTTTTAGCGCGGGCAAAAGGCGATATTACCATCGTTGAAAGTTCTGATACTGTGACAGAACCATACACAGTTGAAGAAATGATAAAAACATTTTCGGATAAAGAAGTTGGTATGTGTGGTGTTCACCCAGTGCCGGTAAATGATCGTAAAACTTTTGTAGGATATTCTGTGCATCGTTTATGGGAACTGCACCACGCCATGGCATTGGATCATCCAAAATGCGGAGAAATGATTGCCTTCCGCAACCTGGTTCCCAGAATACCAAAGTATACTTCTGTAGATGAAGCGGCCATTGAAGGAATCCTGAACAAAGAAGGCTTTAAACTGGCTTATGCCGAGAATGCAATTTTGCATAACAAAGGTCCTGAGACTGTAAGAGATTTTATTAAGCAGCGCCGCAGGATTGCATCAGGCCACAGACATTTGGCAGCTTCGATGGGGCATCATGTTTTTACACAAAGCTCAGGAAATATTTTTGGTTATGTTTTAAAAAGCCAAAAATGGAATCCAAAACATATTATTTTTATGGGCTTGCTGATTAGTGTTGAAGGTTATTCACGTTTTATGGGCATGATTGATTTTTACCTCCGTGACAAAAACCCCTTTGTGTGGGATATTTCTAAATCTACTAAACACATGTAA
- a CDS encoding NAD-dependent epimerase/dehydratase family protein codes for MNILITGISGFIGSHIAEELLKNGHTLFAPIRRESEQKISELKKQTNLNILSGEFHDAELLNSIKEKIDVILHFASIRGAGMGTLTDYTKINVGGTQTLLDYAKDNKIPKFIYCSTVGVLGSIPKKVPAKPDDKPRADGLYHQTKFESEKRVLAENGASLITCVVRPTITYGARDDGFIPKMISMVENKKLILPSGTVKLHLLNVSAFATLISSMIEHDKWAGKIFHVADKEPVILRKLVNKISNIVSKQDYPGIYRVPGFVYRMSTFLLTVLGMQKINTSIKLISRNWFYDISKTVDELDYQPADTLTSIESVIDGN; via the coding sequence ATGAATATTTTAATTACAGGCATAAGCGGGTTTATCGGGTCACATATCGCAGAAGAATTGCTCAAAAACGGGCATACACTTTTTGCACCCATTCGAAGAGAATCCGAACAAAAAATTTCTGAATTAAAAAAGCAGACAAACTTAAATATTTTAAGTGGCGAGTTTCATGATGCTGAACTGTTGAATTCAATAAAAGAAAAAATTGATGTTATTCTTCATTTTGCTTCTATTCGTGGTGCAGGAATGGGCACACTGACTGATTACACCAAAATTAATGTTGGCGGAACCCAGACACTTTTGGATTATGCAAAAGATAACAAGATCCCTAAGTTTATCTACTGCAGTACAGTTGGTGTTTTAGGCAGTATCCCTAAAAAAGTACCTGCAAAGCCGGATGATAAACCACGCGCAGATGGACTTTATCATCAGACAAAATTCGAATCTGAAAAAAGGGTTTTAGCTGAAAATGGAGCCAGTCTAATCACTTGTGTGGTTAGACCTACAATTACTTACGGAGCGCGTGACGATGGATTTATTCCTAAAATGATTTCAATGGTTGAAAACAAAAAACTAATTCTACCTTCAGGAACAGTAAAACTGCACTTACTTAATGTAAGCGCTTTTGCCACTTTAATTTCGAGTATGATTGAACATGATAAATGGGCAGGTAAAATTTTTCATGTTGCTGATAAAGAACCTGTAATCCTAAGGAAATTGGTGAACAAGATTTCTAATATTGTCTCAAAACAAGACTATCCGGGAATTTACAGAGTCCCCGGGTTTGTTTACAGGATGAGTACATTCTTGTTGACGGTTTTGGGTATGCAAAAAATAAATACAAGCATTAAATTGATTAGCAGGAATTGGTTTTATGATATTAGCAAAACCGTTGATGAACTGGACTATCAGCCTGCGGACACATTAACTTCTATTGAAAGTGTAATTGATGGAAACTAA